One window from the genome of Magnolia sinica isolate HGM2019 chromosome 4, MsV1, whole genome shotgun sequence encodes:
- the LOC131242502 gene encoding uncharacterized protein LOC131242502, whose product MAYVEKGVVKSKRSLWRLSTITDFFWAIVNFIGVFFATMFSVEKSDAYKRSSGSSKKWDGGPGGGGPGGPYGGGPRGPARGLDNVRGIDHSSLPACGSCCGG is encoded by the exons ATGGCGTACGTCGAAAAAG GTGTTGTGAAATCCAAACGATCACTATGGCGATTGAGCACAATTACTGACTTCTTCTGGGCCATAGTAAACTTCATTGGCGTGTTCTTTGCAACAATGTTCTCG GTGGAAAAATCTGATGCTTACAAGAGAAGCTCAGGTTCAAGCAAGAAGTGGGATGGCGGTCCAGGAGGTGGTGGTCCTGGTGGTccatatggtggtgggccccgtGGGCCAGCTCGTGGACTCGACAATGTCCGAGGGATTGACCACA GTTCTCTTCCTGCATGTGGCTCTTGCTGTGGAGGCTAA
- the LOC131242503 gene encoding G-type lectin S-receptor-like serine/threonine-protein kinase At5g35370 yields the protein MESILSYTTLLLLSYTLLLILHPSSAGTIFTEFISPNFTASNFRFIDSTGAFLTSRNGTFQASIYNPFLQSSYYLCVLHVASNAVIWSANRDAPISSSDSMNLTPNGISIYHTNGSLVWSTPTLRNSVTALRLSETGNLELLDRSNTSLWQSFDNPTDTIIIGQPLRAGMSLVSSVSDSSLSTGNYQFQVTDQDAVLRWFGQPYWKLSMDTRAFKDSSAAISYLQMNGTGLFLFSAGTGAVVVWQLSLQLSNFRFAKLDSKGHLIIYILSGNQPMSEFTAPTDECRLPFSCGRLGLCTDSDGQNGWSCSCPSGFRSDTKSFGCLPSDGYDLPPLACNSSSSFTYLSVGNGVHYFENNYAPPATSGNQRSSCEDLCSKNCSCLGFFYTVSSSSCYLIKDQLGSVSSMIDSEDADIMGYVKTVAGLSSSVPNSNDVNRSSGRNLPISALILLPCSGAFLLIILLVMVLWWRRWRASKTAVGKLGRPNSTSSTDFDSIPGLPVRFKYEELEAATENFKTQIGSGGFGSVYKGTLADKTLVAVKKIGNIGVQGRKEFCTEIAVIGNIHHVNLVRLRGFCAQGQQRLLVYEYMNRGSLDRSIFGVGSVLEWQERVDIALGTARGLAYLHGGCEHKIIHCDVKPENILLHDHQVKISDFGLSKLMSPEQSNLFTTMRGTRGYLAPEWLTNAAISDRTDVYSYGMVLLEIVRGRKNCSAQGQSPTADEESGNQLSSSVSESAYFPLFALEMHEQGRYLELADPRLEGRVTREEVERVVRIALCCVHEDPMLRPNMANVVAMLEGGIALSEPRVESLNFLRFYGRRFTEPTMLDGNVANGYLYRLGNSSLMSSSSGTHTSISYLSSQQVSGPR from the coding sequence ATGGAGTCCATCTTATCCtacaccaccctcctcctcctatCCTACACACTCCTCCTTATCCTTCACCCGTCTTCCGCTGGCACAATCTTCACCGAATTTATCAGCCCAAACTTCACAGCCTCCAACTTCCGATTCATAGACAGCACCGGCGCATTTTTAACTTCCCGCAATGGAACCTTCCAAGCTTCCATCTACAACCCCTTCCTCCAATCTTCTTACTACTTGTGCGTCCTCCACGTGGCATCCAACGCAGTAATCTGGTCCGCCAATCGCGACGCACCAATCTCAAGCTCAGACTCCATGAATCTAACGCCCAACGGCATCTCCATCTACCACACTAACGGCAGCCTCGTCTGGTCCACCCCCACGTTAAGAAACTCTGTAACGGCGTTACGACTTTCCGAGACCGGGAATCTTGAGTTGCTGGATCGATCCAACACCTCTCTCTGGCAGAGTTTCGATAATCCAACGGACACGATCATCATCGGCCAGCCTCTACGTGCGGGTATGTCGCTCGTGAGCTCCGTTTCAGACTCCAGTCTCTCGACGGGGAATTACCAGTTCCAGGTCACCGATCAAGATGCCGTTCTTCGATGGTTCGGACAGCCGTACTGGAAGCTTTCGATGGACACACGAGCATTCAAGGACTCCAGCGCCGCAATCTCGTATCTACAGATGAACGGCACCGGCTTGTTTCTCTTCAGCGCCGGGACCGGCGCCGTCGTCGTCTGGCAGCTATCCTTACAGCTGTCCAATTTCCGCTTCGCCAAGTTGGATTCCAAGGGCCACCTCATCATCTACATCTTATCCGGCAACCAGCCGATGTCGGAATTCACAGCGCCTACAGATGAATGCCGGCTTCCTTTCTCCTGTGGCCGACTCGGGCTCTGTACAGATTCTGATGGACAGAACGGCTGGTCCTGTTCCTGCCCTTCCGGTTTCCGTTCCGATACAAAGAGCTTTGGTTGCTTGCCATCAGACGGTTATGATTTACCGCCACTCGCTTGTAATTCTAGCTCTTCTTTTACTTATCTATCTGTCGGCAATGGCGTACACTATTTTGAGAATAACTACGCACCGCCGGCTACTTCGGGCAATCAACGTTCTTCTTGTGAAGATCTCTGCTCCAAGAACTGCTCTTGTTTGGGCTTCTTCTAcactgtttcttcttcttcttgttatcTTATTAAAGATCAATTAGGCTCTGTTTCCTCCATGATTGACAGTGAGGATGCAGATATCATGGGCTACGTTAAGACGGTCGCCGGATTATCATCATCAGTTCCGAATTCGAATGATGTTAATCGTAGCTCCGGTAGAAATTTGCCGATATCTGCTTTGATCCTCTTACCTTGCAGTGGTGCCTTTCTGTTAATCATCCTTCTCGTGATGGTTCTTTGGTGGAGAAGATGGAGAGCGTCGAAGACCGCCGTCGGAAAATTGGGCCGACCCAACTCAACTTCTTCAACAGACTTCGATTCAATCCCCGGCTTGCCAGTGAGATTCAAGTATGAGGAATTGGAGGCAGCAACTGAAAATTTCAAGACCCAGATCGGGTCAGGAGGATTCGGGTCTGTCTACAAAGGAACGCTGGCTGATAAGACCCTTGTCGCGGTGAAGAAGATAGGCAACATTGGAGTGCAGGGGAGGAAGGAATTCTGTACAGAAATTGCAGTTATAGGCAACATTCATCATGTTAATCTTGTAAGATTACGGGGATTCTGCGCACAGGGTCAGCAGAGGCTTTTGGTCTATGAGTACATGAACCGTGGATCGCTTGATCGGTCTATTTTTGGGGTGGGATCCGTTTTGGAGTGGCAAGAGAGGGTGGATATTGCACTTGGGACGGCTCGTGGATTGGCCTACTTGCATGGTGGGTGCGAGCACAAGATAATTCATTGTGATGTCAAGCCAGAGAACATTCTGTTACATGATCATCAGGTGAAGATATCTGATTTCGGTCTGTCGAAGCTGATGAGCCCCGAGCAATCGAATCTGTTCACTACCATGAGAGGGACTCGTGGTTATCTAGCGCCGGAGTGGCTGACGAATGCTGCAATATCGGATAGAACTGATGTTTACAGCTATGGGATGGTGTTGTTGGAGATTGTACGTGGGAGGAAGAACTGCTCTGCTCAGGGGCAGAGCCCGACTGCGGATGAGGAGAGTGGCAATCAGTTATCATCGTCAGTGTCTGAATCTGCTTACTTCCCTCTTTTTGCATTGGAGATGCATGAGCAAGGGAGGTATCTAGAGCTGGCGGACCCGAGATTGGAGGGGCGGGTGACGAGGGAGGAGGTGGAGAGGGTGGTGCGAATTGCTTTGTGCTGTGTTCATGAGGATCCCATGTTGAGACCGAACATGGCGAATGTGGTTGCTATGTTGGAAGGTGGGATTGCTTTGAGCGAGCCAAGGGTTGAATCCTTGAACTTTTTGCGGTTTTATGGGAGGCGATTCACGGAGCCAACGATGCTGGATGGGAATGTGGCGAATGGGTATTTGTATCGGTTGGGAAACAGTTCTTTAATGAGTTCCTCAAGCGGGACGCATACGTCTATCTCTTACCTGTCTTCGCAGCAGGTTTCCGGACCAAGATAG